One region of Dysidea avara chromosome 1, odDysAvar1.4, whole genome shotgun sequence genomic DNA includes:
- the LOC136238233 gene encoding mediator of RNA polymerase II transcription subunit 15-like, with amino-acid sequence MAASLRVLRLNMSHYWSYLFLCCLISSALAADNKEESTSAVVWVLLVIYFIITVLLGISLLFVALHFNTRIKKIEYRFSRRGSISSGHNHKDTNSSIRSRSSSRYENNPIKHKKRRSRSPRNSPQPEQQQPEQFRSAHDDQFFISNNSVYSNLRRTSQQQEQQQQQYQPLQQQLLQQTQPPVSDAIVSHPNEGLYEVLPAEDIDTTQTPPQSAGANEQSVVVQQQQSSVPDNSHKDVEDEPYIAPSYTTVINPPDTFTETFTDNSTQEVVQREYSEVPTPPTPNKNERSKVVKKGKRPESSEEYTDPTPNGVALMKKMKSSSMKQSPNSSPGEQKQRRASESARPGFEEWSIKSTGAPTYPTLDESNV; translated from the exons ATGGCGGCTAGTTTAAGAGTTTTAAG ATTAAACATGTCACATTACTGGAGTTATTTGTTCCTGTGCTGTTTGATATCGTCAG CACTTGCTGCTGATAACAAGGAAGAATCAACATCTGCTGTTGTATGGGTGTTGCTTGTTATCTATTTTATCATAACAGTGTTGTTGGGAATTAGCCTGTTATTTGTTGCGCTCCATTTCAACACAAGAATAAAGAAGATCG AATACAGATTTTCAAGGAGAGGATCCATTTCATCTGG CCATAATCACAAGGATACCAACTCCAGCATTAGATCAAGAAGCAGCAGTAGATATGAGAACAATCCCATCAAACATAAGAAGAGGCGTTCTCGTTCTCCAAGAAATTCTCCACAACCTGAGCAACAACAGCCAGAACAGTTCCGCAGTGCTCATGATGATCAGTTTTTCATATCAAATAATTCTGTGTATAGTAATCTGCGGCGGACATCACAGCAACaggagcagcagcaacaacaatatCAGCCATTACAGCAGCAGTTACTCCAACAAACACAGCCTCCTGTATCCGATGCCATAGTCAGTCATCCGAATGAGGGTCTGTATGAAGTACTTCCAGCAGAGGACATTGATACTACACAGACACCTCCACAAAGTGCGGGAGCAAATGAACAGTCAGTGGTAGTCCAGCAGCAACAGTCTTCTGTTCCTGATAATTCCCACAAGGATGTAGAAGATGAGCCATACATAGCACCATCCTACACTACAGTTATTAATCCCCCAGATACCTTTACAGAAACTTTCACAGATAATAGTACCCAAGAAGTAGTGCAGAGAGAATATTCAGAGGTGCCTACACCTCCTACACCAAACAAGAATGAACGGTCCAAAGTTGTTAAGAAAGGAAAGAGGCCTGAGAGCTCCGAAGAATATACAGATCCCACACCTAATGGTGTTGCTCTAATGAAAAAGATGAAGTCATCAAGTATGAAACAATCGCCGAACTCTTCACCGGGTGAGCAAAAGCAGCGACGAGCAAGCGAGTCAGCTCGACCTGGGTTTGAAGAATGGTCAATAAAGTCAACTGGTGCCCCGACATATCCAACACTGGATGAGTCAAATGTCTag